The following are encoded together in the Gammaproteobacteria bacterium genome:
- a CDS encoding universal stress protein, whose amino-acid sequence MLRKILVPVNFTSASARAVAVARDYCPEGSTIRLLYVLNPSELAEATSNPSINPMHAKEERSKAEQEATEQLKRWARDNEEIAIAVGNAAETISAHADEWEADLIAMGTRSRSGLSQFLHGSATEWLVRHAKQPVLAVHDVELNPDQAKHMPPM is encoded by the coding sequence ATGCTGCGCAAGATCCTCGTTCCGGTGAATTTCACCTCGGCTTCGGCCCGCGCAGTGGCCGTGGCCCGCGATTATTGCCCTGAAGGCTCCACCATCCGCCTGCTGTACGTCCTGAATCCCAGCGAACTGGCTGAAGCGACGTCGAATCCGTCCATCAACCCGATGCATGCCAAGGAAGAACGCAGCAAGGCCGAACAGGAAGCCACCGAGCAGCTCAAGCGCTGGGCCCGGGATAACGAGGAAATCGCCATTGCCGTCGGCAACGCCGCCGAGACCATCAGCGCCCACGCCGATGAATGGGAAGCCGACCTGATCGCCATGGGCACGCGCAGCCGCAGTGGCTTGTCGCAGTTCCTGCATGGCTCGGCGACCGAGTGGCTGGTGCGCCATGCGAAGCAGCCGGTGCTGGCCGTGCATGACGTCGAGCTGAACCCGGACCAGGCGAAGCACATGCCGCCGATGTAA
- a CDS encoding ATP-binding protein, whose product MATETSSLDAFPGHPVEQDDYVLSTAAIIAMELQIKKWIKRKIRGAIVYGRPRLGKTRAIRHLKDNIKTLFGKEIAVFVLDCGTEDFGTSTDKTFFTDFLVDVGYGLPHAGNATDKRHRLVDFMISEALRAGDRRILLFVDEGQNLSSRQLGHLMDLHNALESQHFLLYTFQFGQPQLLHRKSALRHANKDQMVARFMAAEHEFHGIQKKDDIRFALSRYDDPAASEYPEGSGQSFTEYFFPNAYQKGWRLSQCTDLIYSGFQKARAELQVDRSADIPMAPFTALVDAILIERASDSEYPPDIQEGDIEKLLQEVHYGGYERALMASRTGT is encoded by the coding sequence ATGGCTACCGAAACTTCCTCTCTAGACGCCTTCCCTGGACATCCTGTCGAGCAAGATGATTATGTGCTCTCGACCGCGGCCATCATTGCAATGGAATTGCAGATAAAAAAATGGATCAAGCGAAAAATTCGAGGGGCTATCGTTTACGGAAGGCCGCGGCTTGGTAAAACACGTGCCATCCGTCACTTGAAGGATAATATCAAGACGCTATTCGGAAAAGAGATTGCCGTGTTCGTTCTTGACTGCGGAACAGAAGACTTCGGCACCAGCACTGATAAAACGTTCTTCACTGACTTCCTTGTTGACGTAGGCTATGGATTACCTCATGCAGGAAACGCCACTGACAAACGGCACCGCCTAGTCGATTTCATGATAAGTGAGGCACTACGAGCGGGTGACCGGCGAATTTTACTTTTCGTAGACGAAGGGCAGAACCTTTCAAGCCGTCAGCTCGGTCACCTCATGGATTTACATAATGCGCTGGAAAGCCAGCATTTTCTGTTGTACACGTTTCAATTTGGACAACCGCAATTGCTACATAGAAAATCCGCCCTGCGTCATGCCAACAAAGACCAAATGGTTGCGCGATTCATGGCAGCTGAACATGAATTTCACGGGATTCAAAAAAAGGATGATATTCGATTCGCCCTAAGTCGCTATGACGATCCGGCTGCCTCCGAATATCCAGAAGGCTCTGGACAGTCCTTTACGGAGTACTTCTTCCCAAATGCCTACCAAAAAGGATGGAGGCTAAGTCAGTGTACCGATCTCATTTATTCTGGGTTTCAGAAGGCACGAGCCGAATTGCAGGTTGATCGGTCTGCAGATATCCCGATGGCGCCATTTACGGCCCTGGTGGACGCTATACTTATCGAGCGGGCCTCAGATTCTGAATATCCACCTGATATACAAGAAGGAGACATCGAGAAGCTGCTTCAGGAAGTACATTATGGGGGTTATGAGCGCGCCCTGATGGCGAGTCGTACTGGGACATAA
- a CDS encoding TnsA endonuclease N-terminal domain-containing protein, whose translation DHWALNEINPDVIAVCEEPLKIQLPPTKKHPDKGYVIDLWLRYSDGLEEYVEVKPENRLTEDSQGHLAPANWEAVEQWMAKHKRRCRFITDTDIYANTVHVQNARRITCLAAQAYELRGARGLSGKIMDAVTRQPHVNVSQVEFDLADEDPSQVRAMIGLLIVMGRLSSPLTTKVFDRESTLELCDE comes from the coding sequence CGATCACTGGGCGCTCAACGAAATCAATCCTGATGTCATTGCGGTTTGTGAAGAGCCTCTGAAGATCCAACTGCCGCCCACAAAAAAGCATCCGGATAAGGGGTACGTAATCGATCTTTGGTTGCGATATTCCGATGGCCTAGAAGAGTATGTCGAGGTAAAGCCGGAAAACCGGTTGACCGAAGATTCGCAGGGACACCTTGCACCCGCGAATTGGGAGGCTGTCGAGCAATGGATGGCGAAGCACAAAAGACGATGCCGATTCATCACCGATACTGATATCTACGCGAACACCGTGCATGTCCAGAACGCGCGACGTATTACCTGTCTTGCTGCGCAGGCATACGAGTTACGTGGCGCGCGAGGATTGAGCGGAAAAATTATGGATGCTGTCACTAGGCAGCCGCATGTAAACGTTTCGCAAGTCGAATTCGATCTTGCCGACGAGGACCCATCACAAGTTCGCGCGATGATCGGCTTACTGATTGTCATGGGAAGGCTTTCCTCTCCGTTGACAACGAAAGTATTTGACAGAGAGTCTACTTTGGAGCTGTGCGATGAGTAG